One segment of Streptomyces bathyalis DNA contains the following:
- a CDS encoding N-acetylglucosamine kinase, protein MGLSTSACLAIDAGNTKTDVAVVDVGGAVLGRGRGGGFHPQAMGVKAAVDALGVPVGTALAEAGAAAGQPVAHVSACLANADLPREENELTAALTERGWGRSTYVANDTFAILRAGLPDDGSVRHGVAVVCGAGVNCAGQDGEGATHRFLALGRLSGDFGGGGGLAAEAVWFAARAEDGRGEATRLARELPWHYGLTSMHALIEALHLGDLPRRRMHEITPILFETASAGDAVARALVERQADELVSMIEVSLTRLGLLETATPVFLGGSVAAARHPLLHDHLTHELARRAPQATPQVVTAPPVLGSALLGLDEIGAPPQAHARLRSQYE, encoded by the coding sequence GTGGGCCTGAGCACCTCGGCCTGCCTCGCGATCGACGCGGGCAACACCAAGACCGACGTGGCGGTGGTCGATGTCGGCGGCGCCGTGCTGGGCAGGGGGCGCGGCGGCGGCTTCCATCCGCAGGCCATGGGTGTGAAGGCCGCGGTGGACGCCCTCGGGGTGCCGGTCGGCACAGCCCTCGCCGAGGCGGGCGCCGCGGCCGGGCAGCCGGTCGCGCATGTCTCGGCATGCCTGGCCAACGCCGATCTGCCGCGCGAGGAGAACGAGTTGACGGCGGCCCTGACGGAACGGGGCTGGGGCCGCAGCACGTACGTCGCCAACGACACCTTCGCCATCCTGCGGGCCGGGCTGCCGGACGACGGTTCCGTCCGGCACGGGGTGGCGGTCGTCTGCGGCGCGGGCGTCAACTGCGCGGGCCAGGACGGCGAGGGCGCCACCCACCGCTTCCTCGCCCTGGGCCGGCTCTCGGGCGACTTCGGCGGTGGCGGTGGACTCGCGGCCGAGGCCGTCTGGTTCGCGGCGCGCGCGGAGGACGGACGCGGCGAGGCCACGCGCCTCGCGCGGGAACTGCCCTGGCACTACGGGCTGACCTCGATGCACGCGCTGATCGAGGCCCTGCACCTGGGCGATCTGCCCCGTAGGCGCATGCACGAGATCACCCCGATCCTCTTCGAGACGGCCTCCGCCGGCGACGCGGTCGCCCGCGCGCTCGTCGAGCGGCAGGCGGACGAGCTCGTCTCGATGATCGAGGTCAGCCTGACGCGCCTCGGGCTGCTCGAGACCGCGACGCCGGTCTTCCTCGGTGGCAGCGTCGCGGCGGCCCGCCACCCGCTGCTGCACGACCACCTCACACACGAACTGGCAAGGCGCGCACCGCAGGCGACGCCTCAGGTGGTCACGGCACCGCCGGTCCTGGGGTCGGCGCTCCTCGGCCTCGACGAGATCGGCGCACCACCGCAGGCGCACGCCCGCCTGCGGAGCCAGTACGAGTGA
- a CDS encoding 6-phospho-beta-glucosidase: MRIAVVGGGSTYTPELIDGFARLRDTLPVRELVLIDPAADRLELVAGLARRIFAAQDHPATVTATSDVDLGTAGADAVLLQLRVGGQAARHKDETWPLECGCVGQETTGAGGLAKALRTVPVVLDIAERVRRTSPDAWIIDFTNPVGIVTRALLQAGHKALGLCNMAINLQRKFAGLLGVAPEEVHLDHYGLNHLTWELGVRIGGPDGTDVLPRLLDEHADAFALQLRMPRRVLDTLGVFPSYYLRYFYAHDETVEELRTKPSRAEEVAEMERELLKMYGDPALTRKPDLLGKRGGAFYSEAAVALAAALLGTSGGQQGDGSPGSSVQVVNVRNEGTLPFLRDDAVVEVPARVGREGAVPLSAPAVGPVQAGLISHVTAYEDLALDAALHGGRERVFKALLAHPLIGQYDRAEALTDRLLAHNREYLAWA; this comes from the coding sequence ATGAGAATCGCAGTGGTCGGCGGCGGCTCCACCTACACGCCCGAACTCATCGACGGATTCGCGCGGTTGCGCGACACGCTCCCCGTCCGCGAGCTGGTGCTCATCGATCCGGCGGCGGACCGGCTGGAGCTGGTGGCCGGCCTGGCCCGCCGGATCTTCGCCGCGCAGGACCACCCGGCGACGGTTACCGCCACATCCGATGTCGACCTGGGGACTGCCGGTGCCGACGCCGTGCTGCTCCAGCTGCGCGTCGGAGGCCAGGCGGCACGGCACAAGGACGAGACATGGCCGCTGGAGTGCGGATGCGTCGGGCAGGAGACGACAGGCGCGGGCGGACTCGCCAAGGCCCTGCGCACCGTGCCCGTCGTGCTCGACATCGCCGAACGGGTGCGGCGCACCAGCCCTGACGCCTGGATCATCGACTTCACCAATCCCGTGGGCATCGTCACCCGCGCCCTGCTCCAGGCCGGTCACAAGGCGCTCGGGCTGTGCAACATGGCGATCAATCTCCAGCGCAAGTTCGCCGGACTGCTGGGGGTGGCCCCCGAGGAGGTCCACCTCGACCACTACGGGCTCAACCACCTCACGTGGGAACTGGGCGTTCGGATCGGCGGCCCCGACGGCACGGACGTCCTCCCGCGGCTGCTCGACGAGCACGCCGACGCCTTCGCGCTGCAACTGAGGATGCCGCGCCGCGTGCTGGACACGCTCGGCGTCTTCCCGTCGTACTACCTGCGCTACTTCTACGCGCACGACGAGACCGTCGAGGAGCTGCGTACGAAGCCCTCGCGCGCCGAGGAAGTCGCCGAAATGGAGCGGGAGCTGCTGAAGATGTACGGCGATCCCGCGCTGACCCGGAAGCCCGACCTGCTCGGCAAGCGCGGCGGGGCCTTCTACTCGGAGGCGGCGGTCGCGCTGGCCGCGGCCCTGCTGGGCACCTCCGGCGGGCAGCAAGGGGACGGGAGCCCGGGTTCGAGCGTGCAGGTCGTCAACGTGCGCAACGAGGGCACGCTGCCCTTCCTGCGCGACGACGCGGTGGTCGAGGTGCCCGCCCGGGTCGGCCGCGAAGGCGCCGTACCGCTGTCCGCGCCGGCCGTCGGCCCGGTACAGGCCGGACTGATCTCGCACGTCACCGCGTACGAGGACCTGGCGCTGGACGCGGCACTGCACGGCGGACGCGAGCGGGTCTTCAAGGCGCTGCTGGCGCACCCGCTGATCGGGCAGTACGACCGCGCCGAGGCCCTGACCGACCGGCTTCTCGCCCACAACCGGGAGTACCTGGCGTGGGCCTGA
- a CDS encoding ROK family transcriptional regulator, with product MAGTRPGTPRVLRAMNDRAALDLLLAEGPLSRGRIGELTGLSKPTASQLLARLEAAGLVVVTGRSEGRPGPNAQLYAVNGEAAHVAGVDVTTARVLAGVADITGRVTGTCELPTPARPQDGPRPAPPELVLRAVEGAAAAAGVDTSGLRRAVIGTPGAFDPGTGRLRYASHLPGWHSPTLLEEMAAALPMPLGYENDVNLVAVAEQRLGAGGGHDDFVLLWNEEGIGAALVIGGRLHRGRTGGAGEVGFLPVPGTPLVRDPARYNSGGFQELAGAGAVLRWARELGLPHDPDGSLHANAAALVASAASAVDGPADEGDDGSGPHAELLRRLATGTAVGLASMVAVLDPQLIVLAGGVLAAGGERLRRLVQDELAELAVPRPALRLGTVTGEPVLHGALESALAATRDEVFDTSR from the coding sequence ATGGCCGGTACGAGGCCGGGGACCCCGCGGGTACTGCGCGCGATGAACGACCGGGCCGCCCTCGATCTGCTGCTCGCCGAGGGCCCCCTCTCCCGCGGGCGCATCGGAGAGCTGACCGGGCTGTCCAAGCCGACGGCCTCACAACTGCTGGCCCGGCTGGAGGCGGCGGGCCTCGTCGTCGTCACCGGCAGGAGCGAGGGCCGCCCCGGTCCCAACGCCCAGCTGTACGCCGTCAACGGCGAAGCGGCCCACGTCGCAGGGGTGGACGTCACCACGGCCCGTGTCCTCGCCGGCGTCGCCGACATCACCGGCCGCGTCACCGGCACCTGCGAACTGCCCACCCCCGCCCGGCCACAGGACGGTCCGAGACCCGCACCGCCCGAGCTCGTCCTGCGGGCCGTCGAGGGAGCCGCCGCGGCCGCCGGTGTCGACACCTCCGGCCTGCGCCGCGCCGTCATCGGCACACCCGGCGCCTTCGACCCCGGCACCGGGCGGCTGCGCTACGCCTCGCATCTGCCGGGCTGGCACTCCCCCACGCTGCTGGAGGAGATGGCCGCCGCGCTGCCGATGCCCCTCGGGTACGAGAACGACGTCAATCTCGTCGCCGTCGCGGAGCAACGGCTGGGTGCGGGCGGAGGGCACGACGACTTCGTCCTGCTGTGGAACGAGGAGGGCATCGGTGCCGCGCTCGTCATCGGCGGCCGGCTGCACCGCGGCCGGACCGGCGGCGCGGGCGAGGTCGGTTTCCTCCCGGTGCCCGGCACGCCTCTCGTACGCGACCCGGCGCGGTACAACAGCGGCGGCTTCCAGGAACTCGCGGGCGCCGGCGCCGTGCTGCGCTGGGCACGCGAGCTGGGCCTGCCCCACGACCCGGACGGCTCCCTGCACGCGAACGCCGCCGCTCTGGTCGCGAGCGCCGCGTCGGCCGTGGACGGCCCAGCGGACGAGGGAGACGACGGGAGCGGCCCGCACGCCGAACTGCTGCGCCGCCTCGCCACGGGAACCGCTGTAGGGCTCGCGTCGATGGTCGCGGTCCTCGATCCGCAGCTGATCGTCCTGGCCGGGGGCGTGCTCGCCGCAGGCGGGGAACGGCTGCGGCGGCTCGTACAGGACGAACTGGCCGAACTCGCCGTGCCCAGGCCGGCGTTGAGGCTCGGCACGGTCACCGGCGAACCCGTGCTGCACGGGGCGTTGGAGAGCGCGCTGGCCGCGACCCGTGACGAAGTGTTCGACACCTCACGCTGA
- a CDS encoding mechanosensitive ion channel family protein produces MFWLIGAATPSALAGTHRAGAGTGDGQGTPSLDDAHDSASEAAGWIEQNWSEWVAAGLRILLIAVIAILLRHVIRRAISRLIKRVNRRAEAADSANALRGLLVSGERRRQRSQAIGSVLRSIASFVIIGTALLMVLSDLGINLAPLLASAGVAGVALGFGARDVVTDLLAGIFMLLEDQYGVGDRVDVGEISGTVLEIGLRVTQLRGDNGEIWYIRNGEIKRVGNLSQGWATAAVDVRVAPGENLDEVRDAIVDVGEELGRSEPWDELLWEPVEVLGLDSVTLEEMVVRVTAKTMPGKALSVERELRWRIKQALDRRGIKSTGQELRSVEPAEAAETGPQAESGTGTGGGAAAGKSGDGTAGRDRSGGASVPLQKARK; encoded by the coding sequence GTGTTCTGGCTGATCGGCGCTGCTACCCCGTCCGCCCTCGCGGGGACCCACCGTGCGGGGGCCGGGACGGGGGACGGTCAGGGCACCCCCTCTCTCGACGACGCGCACGACTCGGCGTCCGAGGCGGCGGGATGGATCGAGCAGAACTGGTCGGAGTGGGTGGCTGCCGGGCTGCGCATTCTGCTCATCGCGGTCATCGCGATCCTGCTGCGGCACGTGATACGCCGTGCCATCAGCCGGCTGATCAAGCGCGTGAACCGCCGCGCCGAGGCCGCCGACAGCGCCAACGCGCTGCGCGGGCTGCTGGTCAGCGGCGAGCGGCGCAGGCAGCGCTCCCAGGCCATCGGTTCGGTGCTGCGGAGCATCGCCTCCTTCGTGATCATCGGCACCGCGCTGCTGATGGTCCTGTCCGATCTCGGCATCAACCTGGCTCCGCTGCTGGCCAGCGCCGGTGTCGCCGGCGTCGCGCTCGGCTTCGGTGCCCGCGACGTCGTCACGGACCTGCTGGCGGGGATCTTCATGCTGCTGGAGGACCAGTACGGCGTGGGCGACCGCGTCGACGTCGGTGAGATCTCCGGCACGGTCCTGGAGATCGGCCTGCGGGTGACGCAGCTGCGCGGCGACAACGGTGAGATCTGGTACATCCGCAACGGCGAGATCAAGCGCGTCGGCAACCTCAGCCAGGGATGGGCGACCGCCGCCGTGGACGTGCGCGTGGCCCCGGGCGAGAACCTCGACGAGGTGCGGGACGCGATCGTCGACGTCGGCGAGGAGCTGGGCCGGAGCGAACCCTGGGACGAGCTGCTGTGGGAGCCGGTCGAGGTGCTGGGCCTGGATTCCGTGACGCTCGAGGAAATGGTCGTACGGGTCACGGCGAAGACCATGCCGGGCAAGGCGCTCAGTGTGGAGCGCGAGCTGCGCTGGCGCATCAAGCAGGCGCTGGACCGCAGGGGCATCAAGAGCACCGGTCAGGAGCTGCGCTCGGTCGAGCCGGCCGAGGCCGCGGAGACGGGCCCCCAGGCCGAGAGCGGCACCGGCACGGGCGGCGGCGCGGCCGCCGGGAAGAGCGGCGACGGCACCGCGGGCCGTGACCGCTCCGGCGGCGCGAGCGTGCCGCTTCAGAAGGCCCGCAAGTAG
- a CDS encoding HNH endonuclease: MPHVLVLNASYEPLGVVPLRRALILVLNDKAISIEESGALMHSATRVIPAPSVVRLKRFVRVPFRGTVPLTRRALFARDGGRCAYCGGIATSVDHVIPRSRGGQHTWENVVAACRRCNHVKADRHVAEIGWRLRHQPAPPSGLAWRIIGTGHRDPRWMPYLQPYGADDALARIEGRATA, encoded by the coding sequence GTGCCGCATGTCCTGGTCCTCAACGCGTCGTACGAGCCGCTCGGTGTCGTACCGCTACGTCGCGCCCTCATCCTCGTGCTCAACGACAAGGCCATCAGCATCGAGGAGTCGGGCGCCCTGATGCACAGCGCGACCCGCGTCATACCCGCCCCGAGCGTCGTCCGGCTGAAGCGCTTCGTGCGGGTTCCCTTTCGGGGCACTGTTCCGCTGACCCGCCGGGCGCTCTTCGCCCGCGACGGCGGCCGGTGCGCGTACTGCGGTGGTATCGCAACCAGCGTCGACCACGTCATTCCGCGCAGCCGCGGCGGACAGCACACCTGGGAGAACGTTGTGGCGGCCTGCCGCCGCTGCAACCACGTCAAAGCCGACCGGCACGTCGCCGAGATCGGCTGGCGGTTGCGCCATCAACCCGCGCCGCCGTCGGGCCTCGCCTGGCGGATCATCGGCACGGGACACCGAGACCCGCGCTGGATGCCGTACCTACAGCCATACGGCGCGGATGACGCCCTCGCCCGGATCGAAGGCAGAGCTACTGCCTGA
- a CDS encoding beta-N-acetylglucosaminidase domain-containing protein, translating to MGAAAQGDRARRRAGATALTAAVIGGLLGGVPTAQAAPLPGPGEHSAGAADQERDGTKARGSSVPPVWPRPQSMREQGSFVPVGRDVTLVADEDTDAPALETLRAALRRAGARDIAEVRPGQPLPHRNGLVVRADAASAATALRALHAPPRGDLPRGGYRLAVGRTDSRDTVALEGADADGLFHAAQTLRQLVSEEDGSRGFAGVTVRDWPTAPVRGITEGFYGGSWTHQERLEQLDFLGRTKQNRYLYASTDDPYRQSSHWRDPYPAAQRGEFRALAERARRNHVKLGWAVAPGQGMCFSSPADRRALLRKLDSMRALGFEAFQLRFEDVSYSEWHCDEDAQAYGTGPKAAARAHAELAGDVARHLSARHPDAEPLSVMPTEFYQDGDTDYRTELSKTLNPGVEVAWTGVGVVPRTITGGELTAARSAFHQHPLVTMDNYPVNDYAQDRIFLGPYRGREPAVAARSAAVLSNAMKQPTASRIPLFTAADYAWNPKSYSPEESWQAAISEVAGSSVRSREAVGALAGNDASSLLGGKESAYLRPMLEDFWNAYDAADPEDDASMKQLRRSADRLRGEFRAMRTAREHVPGSLAREVRPWLDELARHGEAGEHAVRMLTAQSRGDGGSAWDARLAAERLHAKDPDGRKGAEASATVGKGVLSDFVKRALKASDSWTGADHAPSGRHRATAQGGPTARPDSPAEAAVDGDPDTAYRAEAAPATGWFAPRDALPGASLPGGLTQRGAPGGGPSGGPGRGPGESGPGTPALTVRLPERRPLEAVTVQTGPGSGTRARVEAHVPGEGWRRLGPLSGSGWTQRDARGLRADALRLAWSPGSDEPVVHEITPWYADQPDASLSLSKDDIDASIGGGKAELTAELHGHRPSDLHGRITAEAPRGFTVRTPERTVVPRGGTAKVPVEIEADSSVEPGKHRIRLSFGDENRTLTVRAFPRAGGPDLARDAEASSSGDETGEFPASAVNDGRKDTRWSSPAKDGEWVQLKLRRPVRLGELVLHWQDAYAKRYRVQVSPDGKRWRDAATVREGMGGRETVRMDAPGDTRYVRVQGDERATRFGYSLWALQAYAVLGGPARDR from the coding sequence GTGGGCGCAGCGGCCCAGGGGGACAGAGCACGCAGGCGGGCGGGAGCAACTGCGCTCACCGCGGCCGTCATCGGCGGGCTTCTCGGCGGAGTGCCCACTGCGCAGGCAGCTCCGCTACCGGGCCCGGGGGAACACTCGGCGGGCGCCGCCGACCAGGAACGCGACGGGACCAAGGCAAGGGGATCCTCCGTACCGCCGGTGTGGCCCCGCCCCCAGTCCATGCGGGAGCAGGGCTCGTTCGTGCCCGTGGGCAGAGATGTGACGCTCGTCGCGGACGAGGACACCGACGCGCCCGCCCTCGAGACGTTAAGAGCCGCCCTGCGCCGGGCCGGCGCACGCGACATCGCCGAGGTGCGGCCCGGGCAGCCGCTGCCCCACCGCAACGGCCTGGTCGTACGTGCGGACGCGGCCTCGGCCGCCACGGCCCTGCGAGCGCTGCACGCACCACCACGAGGCGATCTCCCGCGAGGGGGCTACCGGCTCGCCGTCGGCCGGACGGACTCGCGCGACACCGTCGCGCTCGAAGGAGCCGACGCCGACGGCCTGTTCCACGCCGCGCAGACTCTGCGCCAACTCGTCTCCGAGGAGGACGGCAGCCGGGGCTTCGCGGGCGTGACGGTCAGGGACTGGCCCACCGCGCCCGTGCGCGGCATCACCGAGGGCTTCTACGGCGGTTCCTGGACGCATCAGGAGCGCCTGGAACAGCTGGACTTCCTCGGCCGCACGAAGCAGAACCGCTATCTCTACGCCTCGACCGACGACCCGTACCGGCAGTCCTCCCACTGGCGTGACCCCTATCCGGCCGCGCAGCGTGGGGAGTTCCGCGCGCTGGCCGAACGGGCCCGCCGCAATCATGTGAAGCTCGGCTGGGCCGTGGCGCCCGGCCAGGGCATGTGCTTCTCCTCCCCCGCCGACCGCCGCGCGCTGCTGCGCAAGCTGGACTCGATGCGGGCCCTCGGCTTCGAGGCGTTCCAGCTCCGCTTCGAGGACGTCAGCTACAGCGAATGGCACTGCGACGAGGACGCGCAGGCCTACGGCACCGGTCCGAAGGCCGCGGCGCGTGCCCATGCCGAGCTGGCCGGCGACGTCGCCCGCCATCTCTCCGCACGCCACCCGGACGCCGAGCCGCTCTCCGTCATGCCGACGGAGTTCTACCAGGACGGCGACACCGACTACCGCACCGAGCTGTCGAAGACCCTGAACCCGGGTGTGGAGGTCGCCTGGACGGGCGTCGGCGTGGTGCCGCGCACCATCACCGGGGGCGAACTGACCGCCGCGCGCTCGGCGTTCCACCAGCATCCGCTGGTCACGATGGACAACTACCCCGTCAACGACTACGCGCAGGACCGGATCTTCCTCGGCCCCTACCGCGGCCGCGAGCCGGCCGTCGCCGCCCGCTCCGCGGCCGTGCTGTCCAACGCCATGAAGCAGCCGACCGCTTCGCGCATCCCGCTGTTCACCGCCGCCGACTACGCCTGGAATCCTAAGAGTTACAGCCCTGAGGAGTCCTGGCAGGCAGCGATCTCAGAAGTCGCGGGCAGCTCCGTACGGTCGCGCGAAGCCGTGGGCGCACTCGCGGGCAACGACGCGTCATCGCTACTCGGCGGCAAGGAGTCGGCGTATCTCCGGCCGATGCTCGAGGACTTCTGGAACGCCTACGACGCGGCCGACCCGGAGGACGACGCCTCCATGAAGCAGCTGCGGCGTTCGGCGGACCGGCTGCGCGGCGAGTTCCGTGCGATGCGCACCGCCCGCGAGCACGTCCCGGGCTCTCTCGCGCGTGAAGTGCGCCCGTGGCTCGATGAGTTGGCGCGCCACGGCGAAGCGGGCGAGCACGCCGTACGGATGCTCACTGCGCAGTCGCGCGGCGACGGCGGCAGCGCCTGGGACGCGCGGCTGGCTGCCGAGCGTCTGCACGCGAAGGACCCGGACGGCCGGAAGGGCGCCGAGGCGTCCGCGACGGTCGGGAAGGGCGTGCTGTCCGACTTCGTGAAGCGCGCGCTGAAGGCCTCCGACAGCTGGACGGGCGCCGACCACGCTCCCTCGGGCCGCCACAGGGCGACGGCTCAGGGCGGCCCCACCGCTCGTCCCGACTCCCCGGCCGAAGCCGCCGTCGACGGTGACCCGGACACCGCGTACCGCGCCGAAGCGGCCCCGGCGACCGGCTGGTTCGCCCCGCGCGACGCCCTGCCCGGAGCATCGCTGCCCGGCGGCCTGACCCAGCGGGGCGCCCCGGGCGGCGGCCCGTCCGGGGGCCCAGGACGAGGTCCCGGCGAAAGCGGTCCCGGCACCCCCGCGCTCACCGTCCGGCTGCCCGAGCGCCGCCCCCTGGAGGCCGTCACCGTGCAGACGGGTCCCGGCTCGGGGACGCGTGCACGCGTCGAGGCACACGTGCCGGGCGAGGGCTGGCGGCGCCTCGGCCCGCTCTCGGGGAGCGGCTGGACGCAGCGCGACGCACGCGGCCTGCGGGCCGACGCGCTGCGCCTCGCCTGGTCCCCCGGCTCGGACGAGCCGGTCGTGCACGAGATCACCCCGTGGTACGCGGACCAGCCGGACGCCTCGCTGTCGCTGTCGAAGGACGACATCGACGCCTCCATCGGAGGCGGCAAGGCCGAGCTGACCGCGGAACTCCACGGGCACCGGCCGTCCGACCTGCACGGAAGGATCACCGCCGAGGCGCCTCGGGGCTTCACGGTGCGCACCCCGGAACGGACCGTCGTACCGCGCGGCGGGACGGCGAAGGTCCCCGTCGAGATCGAGGCCGACTCGTCGGTGGAGCCGGGCAAGCACCGCATCCGGCTCTCCTTCGGGGACGAGAACCGGACGCTGACCGTGCGCGCCTTCCCGCGAGCCGGCGGTCCCGACCTGGCGCGGGACGCGGAGGCATCCTCGTCCGGAGACGAGACGGGTGAGTTCCCGGCGTCGGCCGTCAACGACGGCCGCAAGGACACCCGCTGGTCCTCCCCGGCGAAGGACGGCGAGTGGGTGCAGCTGAAGCTGCGCCGCCCCGTGCGGCTGGGCGAGCTGGTGCTGCACTGGCAGGACGCCTACGCGAAGCGCTACCGCGTGCAGGTCTCCCCGGACGGGAAGCGGTGGCGGGACGCGGCGACCGTACGGGAGGGCATGGGCGGCAGGGAGACGGTCCGCATGGACGCTCCCGGCGACACCCGCTACGTCCGCGTCCAAGGGGACGAGCGGGCGACGAGGTTCGGATACTCGCTCTGGGCGCTCCAGGCGTACGCGGTGCTCGGAGGGCCCGCACGGGACCGCTGA